One Candidatus Obscuribacterales bacterium genomic region harbors:
- a CDS encoding HAD family phosphatase encodes MPLKAVLFDCSGVIIHDEEIRKQLLEELLLDENLRPNGEEFAPLCLGRSDRDCLTDLFERRGRIMNQDYLKRLCDRKAERYQRLLDDQAKLPIYPGLTDLLYQLRTLQVAIAVVSGASRSEVDYVMQRSHLADQVNAVISGEDYLVGPPEPDGYLTAIARLNAQQPNLNLMPADCLVIEDTPAGIQAAKAAGMSVVGVANTYPYHMMQRQANWAVDYLTELELDRVQQVFNGAELRQSVG; translated from the coding sequence ATTGTTCGACTGTAGTGGTGTGATCATCCACGATGAAGAGATCCGCAAACAGTTGCTGGAAGAACTCCTCCTAGATGAAAATCTGCGACCCAACGGGGAAGAATTTGCGCCCCTGTGCCTAGGCCGGAGCGATCGCGATTGTTTGACAGACTTGTTTGAACGGCGCGGGCGGATCATGAACCAGGATTATCTCAAACGGTTGTGCGATCGCAAAGCGGAGCGCTATCAACGCCTGCTGGACGATCAAGCCAAGTTGCCGATCTATCCAGGGCTGACGGATTTGCTCTACCAACTGCGGACGTTGCAGGTGGCGATCGCGGTGGTGAGTGGCGCGTCGCGGTCTGAGGTCGATTACGTGATGCAGCGCAGTCACTTGGCCGATCAAGTCAATGCGGTGATATCAGGCGAGGACTACCTAGTGGGGCCGCCGGAGCCGGATGGTTACCTGACAGCGATCGCTCGCTTAAATGCCCAGCAGCCCAACCTCAACCTCATGCCAGCGGACTGCTTGGTGATTGAAGATACACCGGCGGGCATCCAGGCAGCCAAGGCGGCGGGCATGTCGGTGGTGGGGGTGGCAAATACCTACCCCTATCATATGATGCAGCGGCAGGCGAACTGGGCCGTGGACTATTTGACGGAGCTGGAGCTAGATCGGGTGCAGCAGGTGTTCAATGGGGCCGAATTGCGTCAATCAGTAGGGTGA